From Peromyscus eremicus chromosome 3, PerEre_H2_v1, whole genome shotgun sequence, one genomic window encodes:
- the Cct8l2 gene encoding T-complex protein 1 subunit theta-like 2 has translation MAVSPPSQAKQNKVPSALELPQRLAPSLEQKPESLGEEHSCILRATAAAQTLASIIRPCYGPYGRQKFLVTAKGQTVCTGHASIILRALKLEHPAAQFVREVAQTQAENTGDGTAFVVLLTEALLEQAQHLLWAGLARTQLREALATATAEVLTALPSLAIRSLGPLEDPSWALYSVINTHALSHTEYLTKLVAHVCWVNREPNGSFKPERIGVCMLQGGTLNDSRILTGLAISGKPCGQKTEVLANARVALFICPFGPTNPFALATPCLSSSEELLRFRKENEQVENQITELAAMDINVAVVWGEVNENLVLQADSCGIMVIQAKSRKEMVHLSERMGTPLLTRLLPPPEQGKCRKVYRQKFGDSVAMMFEWEDERSPFFTVLLRGPTIQGLRGAEQAVYYGIDAFSQLCQDPRVLPGAGATEMALAKILVDKGRRLAGPDGLAFLAFAQALSSLPKTLAENAGLAAQCVMAEMSGIHQVGNFLVGVGADGIINIAHEGVWDILRAKAQGLRAVAELVQQLVTVDEIIVAKKTPVYQQITKPTSKAKGSSPLKEKFFGKYV, from the coding sequence ATGGCGGTCTCCCCACCATCCCAGGCCAAGCAAAACAAAGTCCCATCAGCCTTAGAACTGCCCCAGAGGCTGGCACCAAGCCTAGAGCAAAAACCGGAGTCTCTAGGAGAGGAACATTCGTGCATACTGAGGGCCACAGCTGCAGCTCAGACCCTAGCCAGTATCATCCGGCCTTGCTATGGCCCCTATGGCCGGCAGAAGTTCCTGGTGACTGCTAAGGGGCAAACAGTTTGTACAGGTCATGCCTCTATCATCCTCAGGGCTCTGAAACTGGAGCACCCAGCTGCCCAGTTTGTCCGAGAAGTAGCCCAAACACAGGCAGAGAACACTGGGGATGGCACAGCCTTTGTAGTTCTCCTGACAGAAGCCTTGCTGGAGCAGGCCCAGCATCTTTTGTGGGCTGGCTTAGCTCGAACCCAGCTCCGGGAGGCCTTAGCCACGGCCACAGCAGAAGTCCTGACAGCTCTGCCTTCCCTGGCCATCCGCTCTCTAGGGCCTTTGGAAGACCCATCCTGGGCCCTCTATTCTGTGATAAACACCCACGCCCTCTCCCACACCGAGTATTTAACCAAGCTCGTGGCTCACGTGTGCTGGGTTAACAGGGAGCCAAATGGCAGCTTCAAGCCTGAGCGTATTGGTGTATGCATGCTGCAGGGGGGGACTCTGAATGATTCCCGAATTCTCACGGGGTTAGCAATATCTGGGAAGCCCTGTGGACAAAAGACCGAGGTGCTAGCTAATGCCAGAGTGGCCCTGTTTATTTGCCCCTTTGGTCCTACGAATCCATTTGCCCTGGCCACAccctgtctctccagctctgaagaACTACTAAGATTTcggaaagaaaatgaacaagtgGAAAACCAAATAACTGAGCTGGCTGCAATGGACATTAATGTGGCAGTGGTATGGGGGGAAGTTAATGAGAATTTGGTGCTCCAGGCTGACAGTTGTGGCATCATGGTGATTCAAGCCAAGTCCCGAAAGGAGATGGTCCACCTGAGTGAGAGGATGGGTACTCCTCTGCTCACGCGGCTGCTTCCTCCCCCGGAGCAGGGAAAGTGCCGGAAGGTTTACAGGCAGAAGTTTGGAGACAGTGTGGCAATGATGTTTGAGTGGGAAGATGAGAGGTCACCTTTTTTCACGGTGCTCCTTAGGGGACCTACCATCCAGGGACTTCGGGGTGCAGAGCAGGCTGTCTACTATGGCATTGATGCATTTTCCCAGTTGTGTCAAGATCCCAGAGTGCTACCAGGAGCTGGTGCTACAGAAATGGCTCTAGCAAAAATCCTGGTGGACAAAGGAAGGCGACTGGCGGGCCCCGACGGTCTGGCCTTCCTAGCATTTGCCCAAGCCCTGAGTTCTCTGCCTAAAACCTTGGCAGAGAACGCAGGTTTAGCTGCCCAGTGTGTGATGGCAGAAATGAGTGGAATTCACCAAGTCGGGAACTTCCTCGTTGGAGTGGGAGCAGACGGGATAATAAACATAGCCCACGAAGGGGTATGGGACATACTCAGGGCCAAAGCCCAAGGCCTACGAGCAGTAGCTGAGCTGGTGCAGCAGCTGGTGACTGTCGATGAGATCATAGTGGCCAAGAAGACTCCTGTCTATCAGCAGATTACAAAACCCACCTCGAAGGCAAAGGGATCCTCACCCCTGAAAGAAAAGTTTTTTGGAAAGTACGTATAG